In Anomaloglossus baeobatrachus isolate aAnoBae1 chromosome 10, aAnoBae1.hap1, whole genome shotgun sequence, the genomic window GTCTAAAAGCTTAAACGCACTACTTACCAGGACACCAGCGCAGAAGCAGACACAGCAGACACCAGCGACCACGAGAGCTAGAAAGATGTACTCGAAGATCAGGATTCCAAAGGCAAATTTGTAACAGAGATCGTTGCAGCGTCTTGGATTTTCTTGGTAAATTCTGAACACCCAGACACTACCtggggaaaaaaaaagagaaaaaatgcaTAAAAGAGAAAAACATATATTTTATGTCTTTTTATGAAATGACAAATTGTTACAGAGctgcattttaaaaattacaaaaaagaaaatgggcagatgctaaagtttgggcacccttagagACATGTGTGTTCAGATATCTTTgatcaaggtttcagaccttaattagcctgttagggataTGGCTTGTTCACCATCATCGATAGGAAAAGGCCGGGTGGTGCAAATTTCACGACTCTTCTAACCTTGTGACAAAAACAACATCcataggttcttctaagcagctacctagcactctgaaaatgatgaaggcccacaaagcaggagaagggtaTAAGAAGTGTTGTCAAGTTCACTTTCCTCATttagaaatgtaattaagaaatggcaattaacaggaacagtggagttctagataaggtctggaagaccaagcagaatttctgtgagagctgcttgtaggattactaaagaggcaaatcagaatcctctgcctgactgcaaaagaccttatcTTAGGAAGATTTAGTAGCCTCTGGAGCTGTggcacattgttctactgttcagagacacctggaaaaatatggtcttcatggaagagtcatcagaagaaacctctcctgcgtcctcaccataaaattcagcatcagaagcatGCAAAAGAATATATAAACAAGCCCTgtagaccgatgaggttaaaatagaagtctttggccacaatgatcaaaggtacgtgtggagaaaaaagggcacaaaatttaatgaaaagaatatctcgccaaccattaagcatgggaatggatcaatcatgttttggggttgtgttgcagccaatggcacagggagcATTTCCcacgtagagggaagaatggattcaatgaaatttcaataaattcttcatgcaaacataacaccatctgaacttaaaaagaggagaaaagaagatttcttctacaaatggataatgattctaaacaaaagtaaaaatccacaatagactacctgaaAAGCCGCAAGCTGAAAGTTTTAGAACAGACCTCACCGTCccctgatctgaatatcattgaaaatctgtggctagacctcaaaagagcagtgcatgcaagacgagccaggaatctcacagaactggaagacgagccacgaatctcacagaactggaagacgagccgggattctcacagaactggaagacgagctagaaatcccacagaactggaagacgagccagaaatctcacagaactggaagacgagccgggaatctcacagaactggaagacgagccgggaatctcacagaactggaagacgagccgggaatctcacagaactggaagacgagctgggattctcacagaactggaagactagccatgaatctcacaaaactggaagacgagccaggaacctcacagaactggaagacgagcagggattctcatagaactggaagacgagctagaaatctcacagaactggaagacgagccaggaaactcacagaactggaagacgagccagaaatctcacagaactgtaagacgagccaggaatctcacggaactggaagacgagccaggaatctcacagaactggaagacgaaccaggaatctcacagaactggaagacgaaccaggaatctcacagaactggaagacgagccaggaatctcacagaactggaagacgaaccaggaatctcacagaactggaagacgagccaggaatctcacagaactgaaagactttttcaaggaagaatggatgaaaatccctcaaacaaaaattAAAAGTCTCTTAGCTGctacaaaaaaagttttttgagCTGTGatattgccaaagggggtgctactaagtACTAACCCCGTGCAGGGTGCCCAAATTTTTGCATTGGAccgtttccttttttgttaattttttttttttgcctaaaatacaaagcaaatgtgtcatctttaactttatgcctttttttAGAGATCAgtgcatcttcaacttgcttaactgttcacaataacagtaattttaaccaggggtgcccaaacttttgcagacAATAATCGAACCCCAGAAGAGCAGCGGTGGAGACACAgcactggacccagggagggtgagtaaagcacatgctatttttttaaataaattgtaaCCAGAAAACAGGGGTTTCCCAAAAGTCAGATAACACATAATATGACCTATAACCAGAATAGGTCACCATTATTAGATAAGTGGGGTCCAACATTCGGCATGTCCATTGAATAGTTATTAGCTCCGGTAGTGTCAGGTGTAAACAATGAATGGAGCTGAACAACAGTACCCAGCAGCAGCTGCTACACATTAGAAAAAGCTGTGCTGATCCATACTGTACACTGTTTACATCCAGTACTGGCAGaactagggcggcacggtggctcagtggttagcactgcagtcttgcagcgctggggtcctgggttcaaatcccaccaaggacaccatctgcaaagagtttgtatgttctccccgtgtttgcgtgggtttcctccgggttctccggtttcctcccacactccaaaaacatacagatagggactctagattgtgagccccaatggggacagtattgccaatgtatgtaaaagcgctgtggaattaatagcgctatataaatgaataaaattattattattattattattaactgatAACAGCTGATTGTGAGGAGCTGGGTGTTGGATCCGCTACCTTCCTGATCTGCCACCCATAGAAAGGGTCAACCATATTATACACTTGGAAAATCCCTATTTTCCTAGTAAACTGCTTTTATTTTCATAGGAAAAGCCATTTAATATACCTGCAATAAACCAACAAAAGGAGAAAACGCCCAGCACACTTTCAATGGTATATGCCAACTTTTCACCGACCATCTTCAACGGAATTAGTGAAAAAGCCAACAAGTGAAATACCCCGGCCACTATCAAGTAGATTGGGATTTTTGGCTCGATTGGACAGTTGTCAACATGCATGGAtcctgtagggaaaaaaaaaaaaaatcatgagaatCACCGTCTTTTATAGTTATAGCCAATTATGAAGATATTCCATTGTCTGGATATGGCCCATTGTGCTCATCTTACCTATGATAATCATGGCAATGCTGAGCAACGTCCAGAGCAATACGGAGAAGATCTGCGAgactgaaataaaagacaaaatacaTCAGGAGGCCCTCATACCCTCCGAAAGGGGAAAACATGGACACATAGTTCATTCTTCCTTCAATAGACCAGGACTTGTTTTCTCAAAGGCTAGAACCAAATATCCGTATTTTCGCTCCATTGTCCATTTTATTAACTGCAGATGTTTTTAGTCTGTCAGcaggcaggtttttgttatgtaatctgagagcatcatgatgtagggacagagaccctgattccagcgatgtgtcactcactAGACTGCATTTTGTCGTTTCATTaatatcattgttttatcagcaggagattatcattacaggactaggtgtctcatgcctcctagtccaaccactcccccaccactgattagcagctgtcaatacacagtgtacacagaaagctgccaatcagtggcgcgGGTGGGGCTATACACAGCTCTTCATTCTCTATTGTGTATGTTTTGCAAAACATTATATGTCATAGCTATTTCCATTTTTTAGTCCAACTTGCGAATGTTTccatttttacacacacacacacacatatatatgagaGAAAGAGaaggggagatatatatatatatatatatatatatatatatatatatatatacatacatacatacatacatacatacatacatacatacacacatatatatctatatcaatatatatatctatatcaatatatatatatccatccatagagatacatatatgtatatatagtatatatatagtatatatatagtatacatagtatatacagtatatatagtataaaatatatatatatatatatatatatatataaaattttctaGCTGCAAacctctggttttgaatgcaatatctacataggtgcatagaggcccattttcaacaaccaccactccagtgttttaattgtacattgtgtttgctaactgtgttagaaggctaatggatgtttagaaatcccatgAAAACCCTTAAGCAAATatgctagcacagctgaaaacagttttgctgattgaggaaactataaaactgaccttcctttgagctagttgagaatctggagcattacatttgttggttccattaaactctcaaaatggccagaaaaagagaactttcatgtgaaactctacagtctattcttgttcttagaaattaagggtattttatgcgagaaattgccaagaaactgaagatttcctacaacggtgtatactaatcccttcagaggagagcacaaacaggctctaaccagagtagaaagagcagtgtgaggccgcgctgcacaactgagcaagacaagtacattagagtctctagtgtgagaaatcgacgcctcacaggtcctcaactggcagcttcattaaatagtacccgcaaaacgccagtgtcaacgtctacaatgaagaggcgactccgggatgctggccttcagggcagagtggcaaagaaaagccatatctgagactggttgcttcttataatccggtgcgtcttataaaacgaaaaatacagtatataagggAAATTCTGTTTATGTGTGTGCTCTCGGGTGCACTGTTTTCAGGCACTACTAGGTGTCACTGCTCCCTAGTCCCTTAGCTTGTGGTTGGGATGGAGGACAGGGCTGAAGGAGTTAGAGGTAAAAATCTGCCCAGCAACAAGAGTTGGCTATTGGGATTAGTCAGATGGGGACACGGCTGAGTAGAGAAGAAGCTGTACCTGAGGGAGGCATAGCGAGAGAAGCCCAGATTCGTcagaccctcagggtcaccccagATCAAGTGGACAAAGGACACTCTTCAGTAGCCGGGTGCAGAAGTAGGCACGGACCGACCCTGAAGTTGTGGCCTTGAGTCTAGTGGTGTTTCCGGGAAGCAACTGACTCCAACTGCCCTTCTGCTCCAAGGGAGGTTTCTGGCCTCCTCGAGCTCGCCTTAGGTCTAGGTGTGAAGTACCATAGACGTGGGCGACCGGGTCACCACAGAGACGGTGGTGAAGGAACTCCGCCCGGTGGTGAATCACATCCCTGTGGGAGGAGACGCGATTAGATCCAGGTGGGACTCCATGA contains:
- the LOC142255030 gene encoding transmembrane protein 272-like isoform X6, yielding MGEVTPTSVSQIFSVLLWTLLSIAMIIIGSMHVDNCPIEPKIPIYLIVAGVFHLLAFSLIPLKMVGEKLAYTIESVLGVFSFCWFIAGSVWVFRIYQENPRRCNDLCYKFAFGILIFEYIFLALVVAGVCCVCFCAGVLVASSSDTPGTNISPEDEEALK
- the LOC142255030 gene encoding transmembrane protein 272-like isoform X3, with translation MAGTGGDAAAGSGDSAQISHIAGEAEMGEVTPTSVSQIFSVLLWTLLSIAMIIIGSMHVDNCPIEPKIPIYLIVAGVFHLLAFSLIPLKMVGEKLAYTIESVLGVFSFCWFIAGSVWVFRIYQENPRRCNDLCYKFAFGILIFEYIFLALVVAGVCCVCFCAGVLVASSSDTPGTNISPEDEEALK
- the LOC142255030 gene encoding transmembrane protein 272-like isoform X2, translating into MNSAEYQGEAEMGEVTPTSGNHDTSNISQKMECKVSQIFSVLLWTLLSIAMIIIGSMHVDNCPIEPKIPIYLIVAGVFHLLAFSLIPLKMVGEKLAYTIESVLGVFSFCWFIAGSVWVFRIYQENPRRCNDLCYKFAFGILIFEYIFLALVVAGVCCVCFCAGVLVASSSDTPGTNISPEDEEALK
- the LOC142255030 gene encoding transmembrane protein 272-like isoform X5; its protein translation is MNSAEYQGEAEMGEVTPTSVSQIFSVLLWTLLSIAMIIIGSMHVDNCPIEPKIPIYLIVAGVFHLLAFSLIPLKMVGEKLAYTIESVLGVFSFCWFIAGSVWVFRIYQENPRRCNDLCYKFAFGILIFEYIFLALVVAGVCCVCFCAGVLVASSSDTPGTNISPEDEEALK
- the LOC142255030 gene encoding transmembrane protein 272-like isoform X4; this translates as MGEVTPTSGNHDTSNISQKMECKVSQIFSVLLWTLLSIAMIIIGSMHVDNCPIEPKIPIYLIVAGVFHLLAFSLIPLKMVGEKLAYTIESVLGVFSFCWFIAGSVWVFRIYQENPRRCNDLCYKFAFGILIFEYIFLALVVAGVCCVCFCAGVLVASSSDTPGTNISPEDEEALK
- the LOC142255030 gene encoding transmembrane protein 272-like isoform X1, with the translated sequence MAGTGGDAAAGSGDSAQISHIAGEAEMGEVTPTSGNHDTSNISQKMECKVSQIFSVLLWTLLSIAMIIIGSMHVDNCPIEPKIPIYLIVAGVFHLLAFSLIPLKMVGEKLAYTIESVLGVFSFCWFIAGSVWVFRIYQENPRRCNDLCYKFAFGILIFEYIFLALVVAGVCCVCFCAGVLVASSSDTPGTNISPEDEEALK